In Paenibacillus sp. G2S3, a single window of DNA contains:
- the atpG gene encoding ATP synthase F1 subunit gamma, translated as MARSMRDIKRQIKSVQNTRQITKAMEMVAASKLRKAQEKAIAARPYAEKLKEVVSSIAAGTEGVQHPMLVSRPVKKTGYLIVTSDRGLAGGYNANILRKVTMLIAERHKSKDEYALFVIGRKGRDFLRRREYPIVQEVTELSDAPKFADIKSIANSAVQQFVDGTYDELYVCYNQFVNAITQIPTVDRLLPMEGVGNHEHHEATANYEYEPSPEGVLEVLLPKYAETLIYSAILDGKASELGAKMTAMGSATKNASKMIGELTLTYNRARQAAITQEITEIVAGANAQS; from the coding sequence ATGGCAAGAAGCATGCGTGATATTAAACGTCAAATTAAGAGTGTTCAAAACACAAGACAGATCACAAAAGCGATGGAAATGGTAGCCGCCTCCAAGCTCAGAAAAGCCCAGGAGAAGGCAATTGCCGCCCGTCCTTATGCTGAGAAGCTGAAAGAGGTTGTATCGAGCATTGCTGCGGGTACAGAAGGCGTTCAGCATCCCATGCTGGTCAGTCGCCCTGTGAAAAAAACTGGTTATCTTATCGTGACCTCTGATAGAGGGCTTGCGGGAGGATACAACGCTAATATTTTACGTAAGGTGACGATGCTCATCGCGGAGCGCCATAAATCCAAAGATGAGTACGCCTTGTTCGTTATCGGTCGTAAAGGCCGTGACTTCTTACGCCGCCGTGAATATCCGATTGTACAGGAAGTTACTGAGCTGTCGGATGCGCCGAAATTTGCGGACATCAAGTCTATTGCTAATTCGGCAGTACAACAGTTTGTAGATGGTACGTATGATGAGTTGTACGTTTGTTACAACCAATTCGTCAATGCGATTACCCAGATCCCAACCGTTGATCGACTGTTGCCTATGGAAGGCGTAGGAAATCATGAGCATCATGAAGCGACCGCAAATTACGAATATGAACCTTCACCAGAAGGCGTACTCGAAGTACTACTTCCGAAATACGCCGAAACTTTGATTTATAGCGCAATTCTGGATGGCAAGGCCAGTGAGCTGGGTGCGAAAATGACAGCGATGGGCAGTGCAACAAAGAACGCGTCGAAAATGATCGGAGAACTTACCCTTACGTACAACCGTGCCCGTCAGGCGGCAATTACGCAGGAAATTACCGAGATCGTGGCCGGAGCGAACGCTCAGTCTTAA
- the atpA gene encoding F0F1 ATP synthase subunit alpha, which yields MGIRPEEISTLIKSQIEQYKADIEVAEVGTVIQVGDGIARVYGLENAMAGELLEFSNGVVGMALNLEESNVGVVILGEYKEIREGDQVKRTGQIMQVPVGEALLGRVVNALGLPLDGKGPIQTTEFRPVENNAPGVIDRKSVHEPMQTGLKAIDAMVPIGRGQRELIIGDRQTGKTAIAIDAIINQKGNGMKCIYVAIGQKQSTVAQVVETLRRHGALEYTIVVTASASEPSPLLYIAPYAGCAMGEYFMYKGEHVLIIYDDLSKQASAYRELSLLLRRPPGREAFPGDVFYLHSRLLERAAKLSDELGGGSLTALPFIETQASDVSAYIPTNVISITDGQIFLESDLFYSGQRPAINVGISVSRVGGSAQIKAMKKVAGSLRLDLAQYRELQAFSQFGSDLDKSTLARLNRGARMMEVLKQGVNQPLSVEHQVLSLYTAVKGYLDDIPVKDVKRFEKEFLAYMDSSAAEVAQSIRDTKDLTADNEAALKAAIDKFKRGFATS from the coding sequence TTGGGCATCAGACCTGAAGAGATCAGCACTTTGATCAAAAGTCAAATTGAGCAATATAAAGCCGATATCGAAGTTGCCGAAGTGGGCACCGTCATTCAAGTCGGAGACGGTATCGCTCGTGTCTACGGTCTGGAAAACGCAATGGCAGGCGAGTTGCTAGAGTTCTCCAACGGTGTAGTGGGCATGGCGCTCAATCTGGAAGAAAGCAACGTCGGTGTTGTTATTCTGGGTGAGTACAAGGAAATTCGTGAAGGCGATCAAGTAAAACGTACTGGACAAATCATGCAAGTTCCAGTGGGAGAGGCCCTTCTGGGTCGTGTAGTTAACGCACTCGGTTTGCCGCTTGACGGTAAAGGCCCAATTCAAACGACGGAGTTCCGTCCGGTTGAGAATAACGCTCCTGGTGTTATCGACCGTAAATCGGTTCATGAGCCAATGCAAACTGGCCTTAAAGCGATTGATGCGATGGTACCAATTGGTCGTGGACAACGCGAACTTATCATTGGTGACCGTCAAACAGGTAAGACTGCAATCGCAATCGATGCGATTATCAACCAAAAAGGCAACGGAATGAAATGTATTTATGTTGCCATTGGACAAAAACAATCAACAGTAGCACAGGTTGTAGAAACTCTCCGCCGTCATGGCGCGTTGGAATATACAATCGTTGTAACTGCTTCGGCTTCCGAGCCATCCCCACTGTTGTATATTGCTCCATACGCAGGTTGCGCAATGGGCGAATACTTTATGTACAAGGGCGAACACGTACTGATCATTTATGATGACCTTTCAAAACAAGCTTCGGCTTATCGCGAATTGTCCTTGCTGCTTCGTCGTCCACCGGGTCGTGAAGCGTTCCCTGGTGACGTGTTCTACTTACACTCCCGTCTTTTGGAACGTGCGGCTAAGCTTAGTGATGAGCTTGGTGGTGGTTCATTAACCGCGCTTCCGTTCATCGAAACACAAGCATCTGACGTATCGGCTTACATTCCTACGAACGTAATCTCGATTACAGATGGTCAAATCTTCCTTGAATCCGATCTGTTCTACTCTGGTCAACGTCCGGCGATCAACGTCGGTATCTCCGTTTCCCGTGTAGGGGGCTCCGCTCAGATTAAAGCGATGAAGAAGGTAGCTGGCTCGCTCCGTTTGGATCTTGCTCAATATCGTGAGCTTCAAGCTTTCTCACAGTTCGGATCAGATCTTGATAAATCTACGCTTGCTCGTCTGAATCGCGGAGCACGTATGATGGAAGTTCTGAAACAAGGTGTAAATCAGCCATTGTCTGTTGAGCATCAAGTGCTCAGCTTGTACACAGCTGTAAAAGGATATTTGGATGATATTCCTGTTAAAGACGTAAAACGTTTTGAAAAGGAATTCCTTGCTTACATGGATAGCAGTGCTGCTGAAGTTGCTCAATCCATCAGAGATACCAAGGACTTGACAGCAGATAACGAAGCCGCTCTTAAAGCCGCAATTGATAAATTTAAAAGAGGCTTTGCTACTAGCTAA
- a CDS encoding F0F1 ATP synthase subunit delta: MSRDTVVAKRYAKALYSAAVEKGITLEVEEQLKAVVEVLHSDQEVQRFILAPRISESDKLKVLRTALQDKLSPIVMNIVELLVERGRTDIFAELLDTYIKIEGDALGIGDAKVYSVYSLSEEEQAAVAAEFGQLVNRKIRVTNVVDPSLLGGLKVYIGDTLYDGSLSSKLERLEKSFNDKHRR, from the coding sequence ATGAGCCGCGATACGGTAGTTGCCAAGCGCTACGCTAAAGCATTGTACAGTGCAGCGGTAGAGAAGGGGATTACCCTTGAAGTAGAAGAACAGCTCAAGGCAGTGGTCGAAGTATTACATTCAGACCAAGAGGTACAGCGCTTTATTCTTGCACCACGTATCTCGGAGTCCGACAAGCTGAAAGTGCTGCGCACAGCACTTCAAGATAAGCTCTCTCCTATTGTGATGAACATTGTAGAACTGTTAGTAGAGCGAGGCAGAACCGATATTTTTGCCGAACTGCTGGATACGTATATCAAGATTGAAGGAGACGCTCTTGGCATTGGTGATGCTAAGGTATACTCTGTTTATTCTTTAAGTGAAGAAGAACAAGCAGCTGTAGCTGCAGAATTCGGCCAGCTCGTAAACCGTAAAATTCGGGTTACGAATGTGGTCGATCCAAGCCTGCTGGGAGGACTGAAAGTTTATATCGGTGATACGCTGTATGACGGCAGTCTTTCTAGTAAATTGGAACGTCTCGAGAAATCCTTTAATGATAAGCATAGAAGATAG